One Olleya sp. Hel_I_94 genomic window, ACTTTAATTTACCTAATTGGGTAATTATTTTATAAATCCGTTTGCTCTAGCTTTTTTCAAAGCAGCAGCAATACCTATTTTATTGATTGTTTTTAATGCTGATGTAGATACTTTTAAAGTTACCCACTTATCCTCTTCTGGAAGATAAAAACGCTTTTTTATCAAATTAGCATCAAATGTACGCTTTGTTCTATTCATAGCGTGAGACACGTTGTTTCCAACCATTGCCTTCTTTCCTGTAAGTTCACAAACTCTTGACATTACTTTATAACTTTAAAAATATGTTATTAAAAATCGAGGTGCAAATATACTAATTATTTACTATTTGGCAATAGCTAAATAATTAATTTTCAAAAATTTCTTTTTGAAGCAACTCTAAAGCCTTATTTACTGTTTTATTTATGACGCGTTCTCTATGGTTTCCCATATTAAATTTATAAGCCTTTACTCCGTTTTTTGAAGCTATTGCTATAAAAACTGTTCCAACCTCTGCGTCAGAGTCTCCTTTTGTTGGTCCAGCGTTACCTGTTGTAGCAACAGCGTAATCTGTTTTAATTATTTTTTTAATATTGGCTGCCATAGCTTCTGCAACCTCTAAACTGACCACAGAATGACGATTAATCAACGCTTCTGGAACACCTAAAAGATCAATTTTAGTCTGTGTGGCATAACTAACAATTGCGCCTTTAAAAAATTCTGAAGCACCAGAATGAGACGTAAATTGCTCTGCTAATTTTCCGCCTGTACAGCTTTCAGCTAACGCTAAAGTTTGTCCTTTTTTTGTTAATTGTCTTGCAATACTTAGCTCTAAACCTTCATCATTGTCCTGAAATCCAACAAAAACATCTTGAATTAATGGTAATATTTTATCAATTTCAACTTGAATATCTAAAGCTAGATTAGCCTCGTCCTCACCTTTTCCTGATAAACGCAATCTTACTTTACCTAAACTTGGTAAATAGGCTAATTTAATATGTTTTGGAAGCGCGTCTTCTATAGCTTCTATACGTTCTGCAATTACGCTTTCACCTAATCCATAGGTTAGTATGGTTTTATGCAAAATATATGGTCGTTTATACTTTTTGACTAAATTAGGTAGCACTTCATTATCTATCAATGCTTTCATCTCGTATGGCACACCTGGTAAAGAAATAAAGGTTTTATTTCCTTTTTCTAACCACATACCTGGAGCTGTTCCAAACCTATTCATTAACACTTTTGCTTTAGTTGGCACTAGTGCTTGTTTTTTATTAATTTCGGAAATAGGTTGGTTGATGTACTTTTTAAATAACTGCTCTACGTGGAGTAAAACCTCATCATTTTGAACTAAAGTATCTTCAAAATAATCTGCTAAAGTATGCTTTGTAATATCATCTTTGGTTGGACCTAATCCACCTGTTATTATGATAATATCTGCATTGTTTTCTGCTTCAGCAAATGCTTTTAACAAATGCTCTCTATCGTCTTGAATAGAGGTTATTTGATAAACAGAAACACCAATAGAATTTAATGCTTTACCTATAAATGCTGAGTTTGTGTCTACTACTTGCCCAATTAGAATCTCGTCACCAATGGTAATTATTTCTGCTTGCATTATAAATTAAAATCTTGAATAATCTCGTTAGTTGCATTATCAATAGCTGCTAAAACGATGTTTAATTTATCTGTAATATCGATCTCTTTTTTTTCAAATTTACCCCAATCTTGCACCTCAATTATATCGTCAAGTATACCTA contains:
- the rpmB gene encoding 50S ribosomal protein L28, translating into MSRVCELTGKKAMVGNNVSHAMNRTKRTFDANLIKKRFYLPEEDKWVTLKVSTSALKTINKIGIAAALKKARANGFIK
- a CDS encoding competence/damage-inducible protein A, translated to MQAEIITIGDEILIGQVVDTNSAFIGKALNSIGVSVYQITSIQDDREHLLKAFAEAENNADIIIITGGLGPTKDDITKHTLADYFEDTLVQNDEVLLHVEQLFKKYINQPISEINKKQALVPTKAKVLMNRFGTAPGMWLEKGNKTFISLPGVPYEMKALIDNEVLPNLVKKYKRPYILHKTILTYGLGESVIAERIEAIEDALPKHIKLAYLPSLGKVRLRLSGKGEDEANLALDIQVEIDKILPLIQDVFVGFQDNDEGLELSIARQLTKKGQTLALAESCTGGKLAEQFTSHSGASEFFKGAIVSYATQTKIDLLGVPEALINRHSVVSLEVAEAMAANIKKIIKTDYAVATTGNAGPTKGDSDAEVGTVFIAIASKNGVKAYKFNMGNHRERVINKTVNKALELLQKEIFEN